The following coding sequences lie in one Arachis ipaensis cultivar K30076 chromosome B05, Araip1.1, whole genome shotgun sequence genomic window:
- the LOC107643749 gene encoding transcription factor bHLH49 — protein MKTQHILLVAFGLVEGENTDLQKFFLSNLHQHMTPQQGILVISDRHNAIKASLVAEDAYAKIEHEHQYYMDILKRKDPTMVIIVFNVYKMGFDDILSLYAGPQVILDSDMMDLRREAASGCLYIIGIVKRGLEMSDKEKFELDRKEDPMNYSTGMASDRRFGGSNLLNSSVGLAGRGDLNGSSSCSSASLVDSFGPNFWDTPTNSQNLGFCGINVHNSGSSLNPIEIRKDGFGFGRGGHDHGTLEMGWNQGNGFIPNESAMFPQNLSRFPSDSGFIERATRFSCFGGGDFGDMVNAYGIPQSMGPYAGTGGEAIHQARDGGQPQESNPNEAEAVKDATPSVEYLATKASPLKNDKRSENHVMPQNEGQQGPSRPPNETDRAKSSDDGGVQDDSPMLDGVSDEPCLKGLDSKKRKRIGQDADNDKAVELPTEGAGDISESQQKGEQEPTPTNKASGKNAKQGTQVSDPPKEEYIHVRARRGQATNSHSLAERVRREKISERMKFLQDLVPGCSKVTGKAVMLDEIINYVQSLQRQVEFLSMKLATVNPRLDFDIEGLIPKDILHQRPGPSALGFPLEMSMAFAPLHPSQPGLIQPTLPSMANSSDILRRTVHPQLASPASGSFKEPNQVPDVWEDELHNVVQMSFATTTAPMSTQDADGTVAATQMKVEL, from the exons ATGAAAACTCAACACATTCTCCTTGTTGCATTCGGGTTAGTTGAGGGCGAGAACACAGATTTGCAAAAGTTTTTCCTGAGCAACCTTCATCAGCATATGACTCCTCAGCAGGGTATTCTAGTTATCTCCGACCGCCACAATGCAATCAAGGCTTCTTTGGTTGCCGAAGATG CGTATGCAAAAATTGAACATGAACATCAATATTATATGGATATCTTGAAGCGGAAAGACCCGACAATG GTCATCATTGTGTTCAATGTTTACAAGATGGGCTTCGATGACATACTGTCCTTGTATGCGGGTCCTCAGGTTATCCTTGATTCAGACATGAT GGATCTTAGAAGAGAAGCTGCTAGTGGCTGCTTATATATCATTGGAATTGTTAAGAGGGGGCTTGAGATGAGTGACAAAGAGAAGTTTGAGCTTGACAGAAAGGAGGATCCCATGAATTATTCCACCGGAATGGCCTCGGATCGGAGATTCGGAGGTTCCAATCTTCTGAATTCATCTGTGGGTTTGGCTGGCAGAGGGGATCTAAATGGTTCCTCTTCATGTTCCTCTGCTTCCCTAGTGGACTCCTTTGGCCCAAACTTCTGGGACACTCCGACGAATTCCCAGAACTTGGGGTTTTGTGGCATCAATGTTCACAACAGTGGGAGCTCTTTGAACCCAATTGAAATCAGAAAAGATGGGTTTGGATTTGGAAGAGGTGGTCATGATCATGGAACACTTGAAATGGGTTGGAATCAAGGTAATGGCTTTATACCAAATGAGTCTGCAATGTTCCCCCAGAACTTGTCTCGGTTTCCAAGTGATTCTGGATTTATTGAGCGTGCAACGAGATTCTCGTGCTTTGGTGGAGGGGATTTCGGAGATATGGTGAATGCTTATGGGATTCCTCAATCCATGGGCCCTTATGCTGGTACCGGTGGTGAGGCAATTCACCAAGCAAGAGATGGAGGACAACCTCAAGAGAGCAATCCGAATGAAGCTGAAGCTGTGAAAGATGCGACACCATCTGTCGAGTATCTTGCTACTAAAGCTAGCCCGCTCAAGAATGATAAAAGAAGTGAAAACCATGTAATGCCTCAAAATGAAGGGCAACAAGGTCCTTCTAGGCCTCCGAATGAGACTGACCGAGCCAAATCTAGCGATGATGGCGGTGTTCAAGATGACTCCCCAATGTTGGATGGTGTTAGCGACGAACCTTGTCTTAAAGGACTAgattcaaagaaaaggaaaagaattgGGCAG GATGCCGATAATGATAAAGCTGTTGAACTACCTACGGAAGGTGCAGGGGATATCTCTGAGAGCCAACAAAAGGGAGAGCAGGAACCTACTCCAACAAACAAGGCTTCTGGAAAGAATGCCAAACAAGGGACTCAAGTTTCAGATCCACCTAAGGAGGAATACATACATGTCAGGGCTCGGCGGGGTCAAGCAACTAATAGCCACAGCCTTGCAGAGAGA GTGAGGAGGGAAAAGATAAGTGAAAGGATGAAGTTTCTTCAAGACCTTGTACCTGGATGCAGCAAG GTTACTGGCAAGGCTGTTATGCTCGATGAAATAATTAACTATGTACAGTCGCTTCAACGACAGGTTGAG TTCTTGTCCATGAAACTCGCAACTGTAAATCCGCGGCTGGATTTTGATATTGAAGGACTTATCCCTAAAGAT ATTCTTCACCAACGGCCGGGTCCTTCTGCATTGGGGTTTCCTTTAGAAATGTCTATGGCTTTCGCTCCACTACACCCATCACAACCGGGACTAATTCAGCCAACTCTTCCTAGCATGGCCAACTCTTCTGATATCCTTCGGAGAACCGTTCATCCACAGTTGGCATCACCCGCTAGTGGAAGTTTCAAGGAGCCAAATCAG GTTCCTGATGTGTGGGAAGATGAGCTTCACAATGTTGTACAGATGAGCTTTGCTACTACAACTGCTCCCATGAGTACCCAAGATGCGGATG GTACTGTGGCAGCAACTCAGATGAAGGTTGAACTTTGA